The following are encoded together in the Piscinibacter lacus genome:
- a CDS encoding ABC transporter ATP-binding protein translates to MALIELRGIGKVYRPPGGSAEQTVHALREVNLDIEAGEFVAIMGSSGSGKSTLMNLIGALDQPSSGHYRLDGEAVEHLSGEALATLRNRRIGFVFQQFNLLPRTTALENVELPLVYAGVAPAARRERARACLEMVGLGARADHTPAQLSGGQQQRVAIARALVNRPSLLLADEPTGALDSATSEEVMRLLARLNAEGITLVLVTHETDIAAWARRMLVVRDGRLVEDRALPPHDPAAGAQAAAASAGLKA, encoded by the coding sequence ATGGCCCTGATCGAGCTGCGCGGCATCGGCAAGGTCTACCGCCCGCCCGGCGGCAGCGCCGAGCAGACCGTGCATGCCCTGCGCGAGGTGAACCTCGACATCGAGGCCGGCGAATTCGTCGCGATCATGGGCAGCTCGGGCTCGGGCAAGAGCACGCTGATGAACCTGATCGGCGCGCTCGACCAGCCCAGCAGCGGCCACTACCGCTTGGACGGCGAGGCGGTCGAGCACCTGTCCGGCGAAGCCCTGGCCACGCTGCGCAACCGCCGCATCGGCTTTGTCTTCCAGCAGTTCAACTTGCTGCCGCGCACCACGGCGCTGGAGAACGTCGAGCTGCCGCTGGTCTATGCCGGCGTCGCGCCGGCCGCGCGGCGCGAGCGGGCGCGAGCCTGCCTGGAGATGGTCGGCCTCGGCGCGCGCGCCGATCACACGCCGGCCCAGCTCTCGGGCGGCCAGCAGCAGCGGGTGGCGATCGCTCGCGCCCTGGTCAACCGCCCCAGCCTGCTGCTGGCCGACGAGCCGACCGGCGCGCTCGACAGCGCAACCTCCGAAGAGGTCATGCGCCTGCTCGCCCGGCTCAATGCCGAGGGCATCACCCTGGTGCTGGTCACGCATGAGACCGACATCGCCGCCTGGGCGCGGCGCATGCTCGTCGTGCGCGATGGCCGGCTGGTCGAGGACCGCGCCCTGCCGCCGCACGACCCGGCGGCCGGCGCGCAGGCCGCAGCGGCTTCCGCGGGGCTCAAGGCATGA
- a CDS encoding efflux RND transporter periplasmic adaptor subunit — protein MRSWTAKLGGLLLLVALGLAAWWAWPGPAGPVTDWRTAAVERGPLEAVVSATGTVNPVLSVNVGSQVSGQLAEVRADFNTEVREGEVIARIDPKTFELRVQQARADLEAAKAQAGTALAGVAAAEANAARARLEAQNAERDLARRRGLLDQGFISPAEFDTAANLAATLAEAARAAEAQTGVARAQADSARAAIRQRESVVASAEVDLGRTVIRSPVNGVVIKRSVSVGQTVAASLQAPELFIIARNLRDMQVEVSVDEADIGRVQPGQAASFTVDTYPDQTHLGEVAQVRKSANNVQNVITYTAVVRFANPDGRLLPGMTANVRIATDRRDAALKVPNAALRVKVPKALLPPVASSAGASAPARPGRAERPPAEPSRGSLNRGRVWRLLPDGTPQEVRVRLGLSDGSSTEVLPIEPAPPGAPAPLQEGDAVLVASPPAPENAPGLLNQLFGGQAAQAPQPAGAPRVRF, from the coding sequence ATGAGGAGCTGGACCGCGAAGTTGGGAGGCCTGTTGCTGCTGGTCGCCCTGGGGCTTGCCGCATGGTGGGCCTGGCCCGGCCCCGCCGGCCCGGTGACGGACTGGCGCACGGCAGCCGTCGAGCGCGGCCCCCTGGAAGCGGTGGTCTCGGCCACCGGCACCGTTAATCCGGTGTTGTCGGTGAACGTCGGCAGCCAGGTGTCCGGCCAGCTCGCCGAGGTGCGGGCCGACTTCAACACCGAGGTGCGCGAGGGCGAGGTCATCGCCCGCATCGACCCCAAGACCTTCGAGCTGCGGGTGCAGCAGGCCCGTGCCGACCTGGAAGCCGCCAAGGCCCAGGCCGGCACCGCCCTGGCCGGCGTGGCTGCCGCCGAGGCCAATGCCGCCCGCGCCCGGCTGGAAGCGCAGAACGCTGAGCGCGACCTGGCCCGCCGCCGCGGCCTGCTCGACCAGGGCTTCATCTCGCCGGCCGAATTCGACACCGCCGCCAACCTGGCCGCCACCCTGGCCGAGGCCGCCCGCGCCGCCGAGGCGCAGACCGGCGTCGCCCGCGCCCAGGCCGACAGCGCGCGGGCTGCGATCCGCCAGCGCGAATCGGTGGTGGCCTCGGCCGAGGTCGACCTGGGCCGCACGGTGATCCGCTCGCCCGTCAATGGCGTGGTCATCAAGCGCAGCGTCAGCGTCGGCCAGACGGTGGCCGCCAGCCTGCAAGCGCCCGAGCTGTTCATCATCGCCCGCAACCTGCGCGACATGCAGGTCGAGGTCTCGGTCGACGAGGCCGACATCGGCCGCGTGCAGCCCGGCCAGGCGGCCAGCTTCACCGTCGACACCTACCCCGACCAGACCCATCTGGGCGAGGTGGCCCAGGTGCGCAAATCGGCCAACAACGTGCAGAACGTCATCACCTACACGGCGGTGGTGCGCTTTGCCAATCCCGACGGCCGCTTGCTGCCCGGCATGACGGCCAATGTGCGCATCGCCACCGACCGCCGCGATGCCGCGCTGAAAGTGCCCAATGCCGCGCTGCGGGTGAAGGTGCCCAAGGCGCTGCTGCCGCCTGTCGCCTCCTCGGCCGGCGCCTCGGCCCCGGCCCGGCCCGGCCGTGCCGAGCGCCCACCGGCCGAGCCGAGCCGCGGCAGCCTGAACCGCGGCCGCGTCTGGCGCCTGCTGCCCGACGGCACGCCGCAGGAAGTGCGCGTGCGCCTGGGCCTGAGCGACGGCAGCAGCACCGAGGTGCTGCCCATCGAGCCGGCCCCGCCCGGCGCCCCGGCGCCGCTGCAGGAAGGCGATGCCGTGCTGGTGGCCTCGCCGCCCGCGCCGGAGAACGCGCCCGGCCTGCTCAACCAGCTCTTCGGCGGCCAGGCCGCGCAGGCGCCCCAGCCGGCCGGCGCGCCGCGGGTGCGCTTCTGA